In Actinomyces marmotae, the DNA window ATTCAAGCCCGCGCATTCCCCACGCGTCAAGGATCGGTCTTGGCAAGGCCCTCGTGATCGGGAGCGCTCCCCATCCGCCGGCCCCGCCGGGCCCCTGCGGCCACCGTGCCCCACAGGCGGCTCTCAGGCGGTGATGGCGCGGGTGCCGAGCCGCGCGGGAGCGTGACCGGGCGAGAACATTCATCTCAGCGAAACGTGGCGGTGGGACTCTTGAATCCGGCACCGGGGCGGAAGCACGGTGCCTTTTGTGAGGACGCGAGTACCCGAAGGAGTCCGTTATGGCTGAAGTCGTTGAGAAGGTCTATGAACAGGTGGTCGCCCGCAACCGCGGGGAGACCGAGTTCCACCAGGCAGTGCGCGAGGTTCTGGACTCCCTTGCCCCCGTCATCGCCAAGCACCCGCACTACGCCGACGATGCCCTCCTCGAGCGCATCGTCGAGCCCGAGCGCCAGGTCATCTTCCGGGTCCCGTGGGTCGACGACGCCGGCAACGTCCAGGTCAACCGCGGCTTCCGCATCGAGTTCAACTCCGCCCTCGGCCCCTACAAGGGCGGCCTGCGCTTCCACCCCAGCGTCAACGCCGGCATCATCAAGTTCCTCGGCTTCGAGCAGATCTTCAAGAACGCCCTGACCAACCAGGCCATCGGCGGCGGCAAGGGCGGATCCGACTTCGATCCCCACGGCCGCTCCGACGCCGAGGTCATGCGCTTCTGCCAGTCCTTCATGACCGAGCTCTCCCGCCACATCGGCCCGAGCACGGACGTGCCCGCCGGTGACATCGGCGTGGGCGGCCGGGAGATCGGCTTCCTCTTCGGCCAGTACAAGCGCCTGCGCAACTCCTACGACGCCGGAGTCCTCACCGGCAAGGGCCTGGGATGGGGTGGCTCCCTCGTGCGCACCGAGGCCACCGGCTACGGCACCGTCCTGTTCGCCCAGTCCATGCTCGCCACCAAGGGCCAGAGCCTGGAGGGTAAGAGGGTTGCGGTCTCCGGCTCCGGGAACGTCGCCATCTACGCCATCGAGAAGGCCCAGCAGCTCGGTGCCACCCCGATCACCTTCTCCGACTCCTCGGGCTACGTCGTTGACGAGGCCGGCGTGGACCTCGACCTCCTCAAGCAGGTCAAGGAGGTCGAGCGCGGCCGCGTCGCCGACTACGTCTCCCGCCGCCC includes these proteins:
- the gdhA gene encoding NADP-specific glutamate dehydrogenase; amino-acid sequence: MAEVVEKVYEQVVARNRGETEFHQAVREVLDSLAPVIAKHPHYADDALLERIVEPERQVIFRVPWVDDAGNVQVNRGFRIEFNSALGPYKGGLRFHPSVNAGIIKFLGFEQIFKNALTNQAIGGGKGGSDFDPHGRSDAEVMRFCQSFMTELSRHIGPSTDVPAGDIGVGGREIGFLFGQYKRLRNSYDAGVLTGKGLGWGGSLVRTEATGYGTVLFAQSMLATKGQSLEGKRVAVSGSGNVAIYAIEKAQQLGATPITFSDSSGYVVDEAGVDLDLLKQVKEVERGRVADYVSRRPGARLVTEGRVWDVPAEVALPCATQNELDGAGAATLLRNGCAVVAEGANMPSTPEAIEAFQAAGILYAPGKAANAGGVATSALEMEQNAGRTRWSFETAEAKLTGIMADIHDSCVAAAEEYGRPGDYVLGANAAGFTRVADVMIAHGIV